A stretch of Peteryoungia algae DNA encodes these proteins:
- a CDS encoding RNA-binding S4 domain-containing protein, which translates to MKEKPQSGSRQRIDKWLFFARVTKSRSLAQECVTAGHVSINGQKVRQVSYQVKPGDRLEIAISERKLVLVVKLPGDRRGPYEEAKLLYEDFSPPPEKKPFTPSEPGVRAPGAGRPTKKERRALDDLRGEPDWSAD; encoded by the coding sequence ATGAAGGAGAAGCCACAGAGCGGTTCGCGTCAGCGCATCGACAAGTGGCTCTTCTTTGCCCGTGTGACAAAATCACGCAGTCTCGCGCAGGAGTGCGTGACTGCTGGCCACGTCAGTATCAATGGGCAGAAAGTCCGCCAGGTCAGTTATCAGGTCAAGCCCGGTGACAGGCTGGAGATTGCCATTTCTGAACGCAAACTCGTTCTTGTCGTGAAGCTGCCTGGCGACAGGCGCGGGCCCTATGAGGAAGCCAAACTCCTGTACGAGGACTTCTCGCCTCCACCTGAAAAGAAGCCCTTCACACCTTCTGAGCCGGGTGTTCGGGCTCCAGGAGCCGGGAGGCCGACCAAAAAGGAGCGCCGCGCACTTGATGATCTACGCGGCGAGCCGGATTGGTCTGCGGATTAG
- the fdxA gene encoding ferredoxin FdxA, with amino-acid sequence MTYIVTDNCIRCKYTDCVEVCPVDCFYEGENFLVIHPDECIDCGVCEPECPAEAIKPDTEPGLDKWLKINADYAKIWPNITVKKEPMPEAKEMDGVDGKFEQFFSENPGSGD; translated from the coding sequence ATGACCTATATCGTCACCGACAACTGCATTCGCTGCAAATATACCGATTGTGTCGAGGTCTGCCCCGTCGATTGCTTCTACGAGGGCGAGAACTTTCTCGTCATCCATCCGGATGAATGCATCGACTGCGGCGTGTGCGAGCCGGAATGTCCTGCTGAAGCGATCAAGCCCGATACCGAGCCGGGTCTCGACAAGTGGCTGAAAATCAATGCTGATTACGCAAAGATCTGGCCGAACATCACGGTGAAGAAGGAGCCGATGCCGGAAGCCAAGGAAATGGACGGCGTCGACGGCAAATTCGAGCAGTTCTTCTCGGAAAATCCGGGCTCCGGAGACTGA
- a CDS encoding CarD family transcriptional regulator, which translates to MTTQQKKSSSARHGFKTGESIVYPAHGVGTITAIDEQEVAGMKLELFVIDFEKDKMRLKVPVAKAVSIGMRKLSETDFVDRALKVVQGKARVKRTMWSRRAQEYDAKINSGDLISIAEVVRDLFRAENQPEQSYSERQLYEAALDRMAREIAAVNKMSETEAVRLVEVNLAKGPKRGKTVEEDDTQEEEAA; encoded by the coding sequence ATGACGACCCAGCAGAAAAAGAGTTCCTCGGCGCGCCACGGTTTCAAGACCGGCGAGTCGATCGTATACCCCGCCCATGGCGTGGGTACCATCACCGCCATCGATGAGCAAGAAGTCGCCGGCATGAAGCTTGAGCTTTTCGTGATCGATTTCGAGAAGGACAAGATGCGCCTGAAGGTTCCGGTCGCCAAGGCCGTGAGCATCGGGATGCGCAAGCTGTCCGAGACTGATTTCGTCGATCGTGCGTTGAAGGTTGTGCAGGGCAAGGCCCGTGTGAAGCGCACAATGTGGTCGCGTCGTGCGCAGGAATATGATGCCAAAATCAATTCCGGTGACCTGATCTCGATCGCTGAAGTTGTTCGTGACCTGTTCCGCGCCGAAAACCAGCCCGAGCAGTCTTACTCCGAGCGTCAGCTTTACGAAGCCGCGCTTGATCGTATGGCTCGTGAAATCGCCGCCGTGAACAAGATGTCCGAGACGGAAGCCGTTCGCCTTGTCGAGGTCAACCTCGCCAAGGGCCCCAAGCGTGGCAAGACGGTCGAGGAAGACGATACCCAGGAAGAAGAAGCCGCGTAA